In one Nitrospira sp. genomic region, the following are encoded:
- a CDS encoding transposase encodes MSKLRFSRDQVKAIVLELNAGQMPRQVSRRYGVSVSTLYRWRAKFITEQPFDDKERLRSLEGEHRRLKQQLAELTLDYATLRAALIRDVRGDC; translated from the coding sequence ATGTCCAAGCTCCGTTTCTCTCGAGATCAGGTAAAGGCCATAGTCTTGGAGCTCAATGCTGGTCAGATGCCGCGGCAGGTTTCACGTCGATATGGGGTTTCTGTCAGTACGCTCTATCGGTGGCGAGCGAAATTCATCACCGAACAACCATTTGATGATAAAGAGCGGCTACGTTCATTGGAGGGTGAACATCGACGGCTCAAACAACAACTTGCTGAGCTTACGCTTGATTACGCAACGCTCCGGGCTGCTTTGATTAGAGATGTCAGGGGAGACTGCTAG
- a CDS encoding polysaccharide biosynthesis/export family protein produces the protein MMVMAKGRYRMSSFLSWIFVTAMVLVVVGCAQERVDYKVHLTEPSDFTLGPEDVLKVTVWKSPDLSGELPIRPDGTITIPLIGDMPAAGLTANVLAKRIAERLTEYISSPVVTVQVKEVNSYFIYVLGEVVKPGKYSLKSYTNVMQGISMAGGFAPFASKNKIKVLRHVSTGSEGHEAKHQIEIPVRYDDILKGTAVPGNFILLSGDVIVVP, from the coding sequence ATGATGGTTATGGCAAAGGGTAGATATAGGATGAGCTCCTTCCTGAGCTGGATTTTCGTCACTGCCATGGTTCTTGTAGTGGTGGGTTGCGCCCAGGAGAGGGTGGATTATAAAGTCCATCTGACTGAACCGTCTGATTTTACTCTCGGGCCGGAGGATGTGCTGAAAGTGACGGTCTGGAAGAGTCCAGATCTGTCAGGTGAGTTGCCGATCCGTCCGGACGGCACGATCACTATTCCACTAATCGGGGATATGCCGGCAGCCGGTCTTACCGCCAATGTTTTGGCAAAGCGTATCGCTGAGCGACTCACTGAATACATCTCATCGCCGGTTGTCACGGTTCAGGTGAAAGAGGTCAATAGCTACTTTATCTATGTATTAGGTGAAGTCGTAAAGCCTGGTAAGTATTCACTGAAGTCCTACACCAACGTAATGCAAGGTATTTCGATGGCCGGTGGCTTCGCACCTTTTGCAAGTAAGAATAAAATCAAGGTCTTGCGCCATGTGAGCACTGGTTCAGAAGGGCATGAAGCCAAGCACCAGATCGAAATCCCGGTGCGTTATGACGACATTTTAAAGGGTACCGCTGTCCCGGGAAATTTCATTCTGCTGAGTGGCGATGTCATCGTGGTGCCCTAG
- a CDS encoding AAA family ATPase has translation MKGLGGTETKGGDDVAMQQIMLALTNKSVLLPIIERIKPYPVSVDATAESLINRLRKDITLSKPKDGIGIVISYVHSDPLIAQGVLALLPVTLQEDNAKRREGLVETTTEFLSGELDRIKGELEAKEHAISEFKKAHTGELPGQLDANLRTLDRLQTDLTNSTESLNKLGERLTALEKAIREFSEVGSTEAVSVEGSSRRAGNGRPVDLRGVRLEGLKQKLNELLGIYKESYPDVIHLREEIRRLESELQSDQQIVQSDQQGADAQTEAAERGRKAARKPVDPFLKELKMEHDEVRSEMAFLKEKQSNIVRQIKELEAHVARTPAAEQGLAVLVRDYENLQKGYQSLLDKRTNARILENYETRQFGERYRIIEPANVPASAEPPTLLHFLLGGLGLGCAIGLGGAIGLELLKPGFRRPEEVESYLGLSVLASIPPFDRRTFGMGSTGSRVLLTGPRTGVGSSGYAPSYGYRRKGTGAGSGTMGTPPAGLSQEFHLIAKWGPHSIIAEQYRVAATRLLLMTAEKKNVVTLMASSIMGEGKTTTAVNLAYVLAHDLKKPTLLIDCDFKRPMVHEYMDIPVKPGLSEAMQGHDALENCIHPCNGIALSILPCGDQKDRPTSISGIQYVKQILPELITRYDHVILDGPPVLTLADVNVLSSLADQVIFVVRAGLTDQEMVRTAVKQLNIKGDDIGVVLTQVEMEFAPYLMYHKDYAAKNC, from the coding sequence ATGAAAGGCTTGGGGGGGACGGAGACAAAGGGGGGCGACGATGTTGCCATGCAACAAATCATGCTCGCCCTTACGAATAAATCCGTGTTGCTCCCGATCATTGAGAGGATAAAGCCGTATCCGGTTAGTGTAGATGCAACAGCAGAGTCCTTGATAAATCGTTTACGGAAGGATATCACGCTCTCAAAACCGAAAGACGGAATTGGCATTGTAATCTCTTACGTACACTCAGATCCGCTGATAGCCCAAGGCGTTCTGGCTCTTCTGCCAGTTACGTTGCAAGAGGACAATGCCAAACGTCGTGAAGGACTCGTTGAGACAACCACGGAATTTCTGTCCGGCGAGCTCGACCGGATAAAAGGAGAGCTTGAGGCGAAGGAGCATGCGATTTCAGAATTCAAGAAGGCACATACAGGTGAGTTGCCAGGGCAGCTTGACGCCAACTTGCGCACTCTCGATCGATTGCAGACGGATCTGACTAATTCGACTGAGTCTCTGAATAAGTTGGGAGAACGACTTACAGCGTTGGAAAAAGCCATCAGGGAATTTTCTGAAGTCGGATCAACCGAGGCGGTTTCGGTTGAGGGAAGCAGCAGACGAGCAGGCAATGGCAGACCTGTCGACCTACGTGGTGTCAGATTGGAGGGGTTAAAGCAAAAACTGAATGAGCTCTTGGGAATCTACAAGGAGAGCTATCCGGATGTTATACACCTTCGAGAAGAAATTCGTCGGTTGGAGTCGGAGCTACAATCGGATCAACAGATAGTTCAGAGTGATCAGCAGGGTGCAGATGCACAGACCGAAGCGGCTGAGCGCGGTAGAAAAGCTGCCCGGAAACCGGTTGATCCATTTTTGAAAGAATTGAAGATGGAGCATGATGAAGTACGGAGTGAGATGGCCTTCCTCAAGGAGAAGCAGTCCAATATCGTTCGGCAGATCAAGGAGCTAGAAGCCCATGTCGCTCGTACGCCCGCAGCAGAACAGGGGCTCGCAGTTCTAGTCCGAGATTATGAAAACCTCCAGAAGGGGTATCAGTCCCTTCTGGATAAGCGGACAAATGCGAGAATTCTGGAAAATTATGAGACCCGCCAGTTTGGTGAGCGGTATCGAATCATTGAACCGGCGAATGTACCCGCTTCCGCAGAACCTCCGACACTCTTGCATTTTCTTCTCGGTGGACTTGGGTTGGGCTGCGCCATTGGGCTGGGCGGAGCCATTGGACTGGAGTTACTAAAACCTGGGTTCCGACGCCCCGAGGAAGTCGAAAGCTATCTTGGTCTTTCTGTCCTTGCATCGATTCCTCCTTTTGATAGAAGAACGTTCGGAATGGGTTCGACTGGGTCACGGGTGCTCTTGACTGGACCAAGGACTGGCGTCGGGAGTTCCGGGTATGCCCCATCTTATGGGTATAGAAGAAAAGGGACGGGTGCAGGATCTGGTACCATGGGTACGCCGCCAGCAGGCCTGTCTCAAGAGTTTCATTTGATCGCAAAGTGGGGACCGCACTCCATCATTGCTGAGCAATACAGAGTTGCAGCGACACGACTGTTGTTGATGACAGCTGAAAAGAAAAATGTGGTCACGCTCATGGCCAGTAGCATCATGGGAGAGGGCAAAACAACCACGGCAGTCAATCTTGCCTATGTGCTGGCTCATGATCTCAAAAAGCCCACTCTTCTGATCGATTGCGATTTTAAGCGTCCGATGGTGCATGAATATATGGACATTCCGGTCAAGCCAGGCCTCAGTGAGGCGATGCAAGGGCATGACGCTCTTGAGAATTGTATTCATCCTTGTAATGGGATCGCTCTCTCAATTTTGCCATGCGGGGATCAGAAGGATAGGCCGACCAGTATTTCGGGGATTCAGTATGTGAAACAGATATTGCCAGAGCTAATAACCCGCTATGACCATGTGATTTTGGATGGACCGCCTGTATTGACGCTGGCTGATGTCAATGTTCTCAGCAGTCTGGCGGATCAGGTAATTTTTGTGGTACGAGCCGGCTTGACCGACCAGGAGATGGTCCGCACGGCGGTGAAACAGCTCAATATCAAGGGCGACGATATCGGAGTGGTGCTTACACAGGTGGAAATGGAGTTTGCTCCCTATCTCATGTACCACAAGGACTATGCAGCTAAGAACTGTTGA
- a CDS encoding TIGR03013 family PEP-CTERM/XrtA system glycosyltransferase encodes MLILGGGRFAKELYRVVLSERPGLMEIVGILVEENKQVEENPSIPSIIGTHEQLAQVVEEQRVNTIVVCFEDRRSVLPVEQLLDLKAMGINILDGHQLFEEVSGRLSVDSLRPSAVIFSSGFRQHKVTRFAKRFIDVLVSVSGLLLLSPVFCLIAILIKMDSSGPVIYRQYRVGLLGRPFLIWKFRSMRQDAEKLGAQWAQVDDPRISRVGKWLRKTRLDEFPQLINVLKGEMSLVGPRPERPMFVQDLRKIIPYYDLRHTVRPGITGWAQTKFRYGASAEDAHMKMQYDLYYVKWLSLRLDMRILVQTVRVMLLGEGAQ; translated from the coding sequence ATGCTTATTCTGGGGGGGGGGAGGTTTGCCAAGGAACTCTATCGAGTTGTACTTTCCGAGCGCCCTGGGTTGATGGAGATTGTTGGGATTCTTGTAGAGGAAAATAAACAGGTGGAGGAGAATCCATCTATACCTAGCATAATTGGTACGCATGAACAGCTGGCGCAGGTGGTAGAAGAACAGAGGGTGAATACCATTGTGGTCTGTTTTGAAGATCGCCGCTCCGTACTGCCGGTTGAACAGCTCCTCGATTTGAAGGCGATGGGCATCAACATTCTTGATGGACATCAGTTATTTGAGGAAGTTTCAGGCCGTCTCTCGGTTGATTCGCTTCGACCAAGCGCAGTGATCTTTTCTTCAGGTTTCCGGCAGCACAAGGTTACCCGTTTTGCCAAGCGGTTCATTGACGTACTGGTTTCAGTCAGCGGGTTGCTCTTGCTCTCTCCGGTGTTTTGCCTCATCGCGATTCTTATTAAGATGGATTCGTCCGGACCGGTTATTTATCGTCAGTACCGTGTTGGACTGCTTGGACGACCATTTCTGATATGGAAGTTTCGATCGATGCGGCAAGATGCAGAAAAGTTAGGGGCTCAATGGGCTCAGGTGGACGATCCTCGGATTTCTCGGGTTGGGAAGTGGCTGCGAAAGACTCGTCTCGATGAGTTTCCTCAACTGATCAATGTGCTCAAAGGGGAGATGAGTCTTGTTGGACCTCGCCCAGAGCGTCCGATGTTCGTACAAGATCTGCGAAAGATCATTCCCTATTATGATTTAAGGCACACCGTACGGCCTGGTATTACAGGATGGGCTCAGACAAAATTTCGTTACGGGGCTTCCGCTGAAGATGCCCATATGAAGATGCAGTATGACCTCTACTACGTCAAATGGTTATCGCTCAGGTTGGATATGAGAATTCTTGTACAGACAGTGCGAGTGATGCTGCTCGGAGAAGGGGCCCAGTAA
- a CDS encoding DUF3473 domain-containing protein → MASSQHGQEVSVRHILSFDVEEYFQVSAFWSDARRQQWDRLESRVEQNTFRLAELLACAETKATFFVLGWVAERHPGLVKMLAKQGHEIASHGYGHELVTSQTDREFRDDVRRSKHILENLTGTMVFGYRAPSFSITNRTPWALPILAEEGYLYDSSINARFQRSGKGSRESGVREVVTTAGNIFEVAMSTASLFGIQLPIAAGGYFRLLPYFASRMFLKQLENTGTQVVMYLHPWEIDPDQPRMDGRLVSRFRHYLNLRKTEPRLQCLLQDFSFAPIVEIVQPIREMARARARCEVSV, encoded by the coding sequence ATGGCTTCCAGCCAGCATGGCCAAGAGGTGAGCGTACGACACATCCTCTCATTTGATGTGGAAGAGTATTTTCAAGTGTCGGCTTTTTGGTCAGACGCCAGAAGGCAACAATGGGATCGACTCGAAAGTCGTGTGGAGCAGAATACGTTTCGGCTTGCAGAGCTCCTGGCGTGTGCTGAGACGAAAGCCACATTTTTTGTTCTCGGATGGGTCGCGGAGCGACATCCGGGGTTGGTCAAAATGTTGGCGAAACAAGGGCATGAAATCGCATCTCACGGTTACGGACATGAATTGGTTACCAGTCAAACAGACAGAGAGTTTCGGGACGATGTGAGGCGGTCAAAGCATATTTTGGAGAACCTGACAGGGACAATGGTATTCGGATACCGAGCACCCAGCTTCTCGATCACTAATCGGACGCCATGGGCATTGCCGATATTGGCCGAAGAAGGCTATCTTTATGACTCCAGCATCAATGCTCGATTCCAACGATCGGGGAAAGGCAGCAGGGAGAGTGGTGTGCGTGAAGTTGTCACGACGGCCGGGAATATATTCGAAGTCGCGATGTCCACCGCAAGCCTATTCGGGATTCAGCTCCCCATTGCTGCGGGAGGCTACTTTCGTCTATTGCCATATTTCGCTTCCAGGATGTTTCTGAAGCAGCTTGAGAACACAGGCACTCAGGTCGTCATGTATCTGCATCCCTGGGAGATTGATCCAGATCAGCCTCGAATGGACGGGCGACTAGTTTCCAGGTTTCGTCACTACTTAAATCTTAGGAAGACCGAACCGCGACTGCAATGTCTCTTGCAGGATTTTTCGTTTGCGCCCATCGTA